The following proteins are co-located in the Cumulibacter manganitolerans genome:
- a CDS encoding 2-oxoacid:ferredoxin oxidoreductase subunit beta, with protein MTSQVMLGMPKVGGMDGVPLAEEPQTRKDFTSSSEVRWCPGCGDYAILAAFQGFLPDLGVKRENVVMVSGIGCSSRFPYYVDTYGMHSIHGRAPAIATGLATARPDLSVWVITGDGDSLSIGGNHLIHALRRNVNVKILLFNNRIYGLTKGQYSPTSEVGKITKSTPVGSLDHPFNPVSLALGAEASFVARTLDSDRKHLTSVLTAAAQHNGTALVEIYQNCNIFNDGAFDILKNPDTRDEAILPIEHGQPLVFGKEHRRAVVRDGFSLKVVDEASVDPSQIVTHDAHADDPAYAFALSRLSGTDLTHTPMGIFRQAHRPTYDSQAQEQLQHQMQTGAHDLDALLRGKDTWSV; from the coding sequence GTGACCTCACAGGTGATGCTCGGAATGCCCAAGGTCGGTGGCATGGACGGCGTACCGCTTGCCGAGGAACCGCAGACCCGCAAGGACTTCACGTCCTCCTCGGAGGTGCGCTGGTGCCCCGGCTGCGGTGACTACGCGATCCTCGCGGCGTTCCAGGGGTTCCTGCCCGATCTCGGCGTCAAGCGCGAGAACGTCGTGATGGTCTCCGGAATCGGCTGCTCGTCGCGGTTCCCCTACTACGTCGATACGTACGGCATGCACTCGATCCACGGCCGCGCGCCGGCGATCGCCACCGGGCTGGCGACGGCGCGTCCGGACCTCTCGGTGTGGGTCATCACCGGCGACGGCGACTCGCTGTCGATCGGCGGCAACCACCTGATCCATGCGCTGCGACGCAACGTGAACGTGAAGATCCTGCTGTTCAACAACCGCATCTACGGGCTGACCAAGGGGCAGTACTCCCCCACGTCGGAGGTCGGGAAGATCACCAAGTCGACCCCGGTCGGCTCGCTCGACCACCCGTTCAACCCGGTGTCGCTGGCGCTCGGCGCGGAGGCGTCGTTCGTCGCCCGCACGCTCGACTCGGACCGCAAGCACCTGACGTCCGTGCTGACGGCCGCGGCGCAGCACAACGGGACCGCGTTGGTGGAGATCTACCAGAACTGCAACATCTTCAACGACGGGGCGTTCGACATCCTGAAGAACCCGGACACCCGCGACGAGGCGATCCTGCCGATCGAGCACGGGCAGCCGCTGGTCTTCGGCAAGGAGCACCGGCGGGCCGTCGTCCGCGACGGGTTCTCCCTGAAGGTCGTCGATGAGGCGTCGGTGGATCCGTCGCAGATCGTGACGCACGATGCGCACGCCGACGATCCGGCCTACGCCTTCGCCCTGTCGCGGCTCTCGGGCACCGATCTGACGCACACCCCGATGGGCATCTTCCGCCAGGCGCACAGGCCGACGTACGACTCGCAGGCCCAGGAGCAGCTGCAGCACCAGATGCAGACCGGCGCGCACGACCTCGATGCCCTGTTGCGCGGCAAGGACACCTGGAGCGTCTGA
- a CDS encoding ammonium transporter, whose amino-acid sequence MQTSVLAAAADPAGFDTGSIAWVLISAALVFLMTPALAFFYGGMVRAKHVLGMLMQNFTAIAVGSIVWLLIGFSLAFGKGSAIIGDFTFAGLTNPSEAIPGFESLAVPPMVFVVFQMTFAVITLALITGATADRWKFGAFVGFGALWLLVVYAPIAHWVWSPSGWIAGLGALDFAGGTVVHINAGTAGLAMAIMLGRRRGYGKDPMRGHNIPFVLLGAGLLWFGWFGFNAGSALAVNDGNTQLAAISFINTIIAPAAALAGWAIYEKLRHGASTTLGAASGAVAGLVAITPCAGFVTPLASIPIGLVAGILCAFSLGLKEKVKVDDALDVVAVHLIGGVWGSIAVGLFATSSVNSLVSDPGLLVGGGPALLGKQILAVAVVLVYSFVGTFVIGKLVGLVARGHRVDVETEITGLDQAMHSETAYEFTDSGHGAQTRGSALDLAAASTAMKKEAQV is encoded by the coding sequence ATGCAGACCTCTGTACTCGCCGCAGCTGCGGACCCTGCTGGATTCGACACCGGATCCATCGCCTGGGTGCTCATCAGCGCGGCACTCGTTTTCCTCATGACTCCGGCGCTGGCGTTCTTCTACGGCGGCATGGTCCGCGCGAAGCACGTGCTCGGCATGCTCATGCAGAACTTCACCGCCATCGCAGTCGGCTCGATCGTCTGGCTGCTGATCGGCTTCTCGCTGGCCTTCGGCAAAGGCAGCGCGATCATCGGCGACTTCACGTTCGCCGGGCTGACGAACCCGTCGGAGGCGATTCCCGGCTTCGAGTCGCTCGCCGTCCCGCCGATGGTGTTCGTCGTCTTCCAGATGACCTTCGCGGTGATCACCCTCGCGCTGATCACCGGCGCGACCGCCGATCGCTGGAAGTTCGGCGCGTTCGTCGGCTTCGGCGCGCTCTGGCTGCTCGTCGTCTACGCGCCCATCGCGCACTGGGTGTGGTCGCCGTCCGGCTGGATCGCCGGCCTCGGCGCGCTGGACTTCGCCGGCGGCACGGTCGTGCACATCAACGCCGGCACCGCCGGCCTGGCGATGGCGATCATGCTCGGACGCCGCCGGGGCTACGGCAAGGACCCGATGCGCGGGCACAACATCCCGTTCGTGCTGCTCGGCGCCGGTCTGCTGTGGTTCGGCTGGTTCGGCTTCAACGCCGGCTCGGCGCTCGCGGTCAACGACGGCAATACCCAGCTCGCCGCCATCTCGTTCATCAACACGATCATCGCGCCGGCCGCCGCACTCGCCGGGTGGGCGATCTACGAAAAGCTGCGCCACGGCGCGTCGACGACGCTCGGCGCGGCGTCCGGCGCCGTCGCCGGGCTCGTCGCGATCACCCCGTGCGCGGGATTCGTCACCCCGCTGGCCTCGATCCCGATCGGTCTCGTCGCCGGCATCCTGTGCGCCTTCAGCCTCGGCCTGAAGGAGAAGGTCAAGGTGGACGACGCGCTCGACGTCGTCGCGGTGCACCTCATCGGCGGCGTGTGGGGCTCGATCGCCGTCGGCCTGTTCGCCACCAGCTCGGTCAACTCGCTCGTGAGCGACCCGGGCCTGCTCGTCGGCGGTGGCCCGGCGTTGCTCGGCAAGCAGATCCTGGCCGTTGCGGTCGTCCTCGTGTACTCCTTCGTCGGTACATTCGTCATCGGAAAGCTCGTCGGGCTGGTTGCCCGCGGCCACCGCGTCGACGTCGAGACCGAGATCACCGGACTCGACCAGGCGATGCACAGCGAGACGGCCTACGAGTTCACCGACTCCGGTCACGGAGCGCAGACCCGGGGCAGCGCGCTCGACCTGGCTGCCGCGTCCACCGCGATGAAGAAGGAAGCACAGGTATGA
- a CDS encoding P-II family nitrogen regulator has product MKLVTAVIKPFMLGDVKEALESLGVSGMTIGEVSGYGRQKGHTEIYRGSEYEVDLVPKIKLEVICDEMDLDGIVNEIVRAANTGKIGDGKVWVTTVDQVVRVRTGERDADAV; this is encoded by the coding sequence ATGAAACTCGTAACCGCAGTCATCAAGCCGTTCATGCTGGGCGACGTCAAGGAGGCGCTGGAATCCCTCGGAGTCTCCGGGATGACCATCGGCGAGGTCTCCGGCTACGGCCGGCAGAAGGGTCATACCGAGATCTACCGCGGCTCGGAGTACGAGGTCGACCTGGTGCCGAAGATCAAGCTCGAGGTCATCTGCGACGAGATGGACCTCGACGGGATCGTCAACGAGATCGTCCGCGCCGCCAACACCGGCAAGATCGGTGACGGCAAGGTCTGGGTGACCACCGTGGACCAGGTAGTCAGGGTGCGGACCGGTGAGCGCGACGCCGACGCAGTCTGA
- a CDS encoding 2-oxoacid:acceptor oxidoreductase subunit alpha: MAKETKQLQRVVIRIAGDSGDGMQLTGDRFTTETAAFGNDLSTLPNFPAEIRAPAGTLAGVSSFQLHFADYDIVTPGDAPDVLVAMNPAALKANIKDVPDGKDVIVNTDEFTKRNLQKVGYGSNPLEDDSLHRVRVHPVQLTSLTVEALKDFEIGKKEAQRSKNMFALGLLCWMYNRPTEGTAEFLRKKFAKDPVIAEANIAAFKAGWAYGETTESFSVSYEVSPAALPKGTYRTITGNKALAYGLVTAGRLAGLPVFLGSYPITPASDILHELSALKSFNVLTFQAEDEIAGIASALGASFGGHLGVTTTSGPGVALKAETIGLAVSLELPLLIIDVQRGGPSTGLPTKTEQADLLQAVYGRNGESPVPVIAAKSPSDAFDAAIEAARIALTYRTPVILLSDGYIGNGSEPWQVPSVSDLEPIELNRATEPNGADGQFLPYKRDPETLARAWAIPGTAGLEHRIGGIEKANETGEISYDPDNHDLMVRLRQGKVDGIASTYAPTAIDDPSGSAKVLALGWGSTYGPITAGVRRVRASGGKIAQAHLRHVNPLPNDLGEVLARYERVIIPEMNLGQLRMLVRAKYLVDAEGYNKVRGLPFGAVELEDVLGQIVKEVDGS; this comes from the coding sequence ATGGCGAAGGAAACCAAGCAGCTGCAGCGCGTCGTCATCCGCATCGCCGGAGACTCAGGCGACGGAATGCAGCTCACCGGCGACCGGTTCACCACCGAGACGGCGGCGTTCGGCAACGACCTGTCCACGCTGCCCAACTTCCCCGCCGAGATCCGCGCCCCCGCCGGCACCCTCGCCGGCGTCTCGAGCTTCCAGCTGCACTTCGCCGACTACGACATCGTGACGCCCGGGGACGCCCCCGACGTGCTCGTCGCGATGAACCCGGCCGCGCTGAAGGCCAACATCAAGGACGTCCCGGACGGCAAGGACGTCATCGTCAACACCGACGAGTTCACCAAGCGCAACCTGCAGAAGGTCGGCTACGGCTCGAACCCCCTGGAGGACGACTCGCTGCACCGCGTGCGCGTGCACCCGGTGCAGCTGACGTCGCTGACCGTCGAGGCCCTCAAGGACTTCGAGATCGGCAAGAAGGAGGCGCAGCGCAGCAAGAACATGTTCGCGCTGGGTCTGCTGTGCTGGATGTACAACCGGCCCACCGAGGGCACCGCCGAGTTCCTGCGCAAGAAGTTCGCGAAGGACCCCGTGATCGCCGAGGCCAACATCGCCGCCTTCAAGGCCGGTTGGGCGTACGGCGAGACCACCGAGTCGTTCTCGGTGAGCTACGAGGTGTCGCCGGCGGCCCTGCCCAAGGGCACCTACCGCACGATCACCGGCAACAAGGCGCTGGCCTACGGCTTGGTGACCGCCGGGCGGCTGGCGGGCCTGCCGGTGTTCCTGGGCAGCTACCCGATCACCCCCGCCTCGGACATCCTGCACGAGCTCTCGGCGCTGAAGTCGTTCAACGTGCTCACCTTCCAGGCCGAGGACGAGATCGCCGGTATCGCCTCGGCGCTCGGCGCGTCCTTCGGCGGCCACCTGGGCGTGACGACGACGTCCGGCCCGGGTGTGGCGCTCAAGGCCGAGACGATCGGCCTGGCCGTCTCCCTCGAGCTGCCGCTGCTGATCATCGACGTGCAGCGCGGCGGCCCGTCGACGGGCCTGCCGACGAAGACCGAGCAGGCCGACCTGCTGCAGGCGGTGTACGGCCGCAACGGCGAGTCGCCGGTGCCGGTGATCGCGGCGAAGTCGCCGTCCGACGCGTTCGACGCGGCGATCGAGGCGGCCCGTATCGCGCTGACCTACCGCACCCCGGTGATCCTGCTGTCCGACGGCTACATCGGCAACGGCAGCGAGCCGTGGCAGGTGCCGTCGGTCAGCGACCTCGAGCCGATCGAGCTGAACCGCGCCACCGAGCCCAACGGTGCGGACGGCCAGTTCCTGCCTTACAAGCGCGACCCCGAGACGCTCGCCCGCGCGTGGGCGATCCCGGGAACGGCGGGGCTCGAGCACCGGATCGGCGGCATCGAGAAGGCGAACGAGACCGGCGAGATCTCCTACGACCCCGACAACCACGACCTGATGGTGCGGCTGCGGCAGGGCAAGGTCGACGGCATCGCGTCGACGTACGCACCCACCGCCATCGACGACCCGTCCGGGTCCGCGAAGGTGCTGGCGCTCGGCTGGGGCTCGACGTACGGCCCGATCACCGCCGGCGTTCGTCGGGTGCGGGCCTCCGGCGGCAAGATCGCGCAGGCGCACCTGCGACACGTGAACCCGCTGCCGAACGACCTCGGCGAGGTGCTCGCCCGCTACGAGCGCGTGATCATCCCGGAGATGAACCTCGGGCAGCTGCGGATGCTGGTGCGCGCGAAGTACCTGGTGGACGCCGAGGGCTACAACAAGGTCCGCGGGCTGCCGTTCGGCGCCGTGGAGCTGGAAGACGTATTGGGCCAGATCGTGAAGGAAGTGGACGGCTCGTGA